The Lachnospiraceae bacterium KM106-2 nucleotide sequence AAAGAAGAGTTCTTATCCAGCCCTAGATTAGATAATATTACAAGTGTAAATGCTTGCTTAGAAGGAATTACAGCAGGAGAACGTGTAAAGGGCATCGACGTGATCTGTCTATATGATCATGAGGAGATAGGCAGCAGAAGTAAGAAAGGTGCAGCAAGTAATCTTCTTGCAACTTTACTTGAGAAGATTTATAGAGCTCTTGGAGGTACAAAAGAGCAGTATGTGAATGCAATGTTAGAGAGCTTTGGCTTATCTGTTGATGTTGCACATGGTATTCATCCAAATCATCCAGAAAAAATGGATGTAACAAATAAAGTTTACTTAAATGAAGGGGTTGCCATTAAAAATGCAAGTTCACAGTCTTATGCCAGTGATTGTGAAATGAATGGTGTCATTACGGCCCTTTGTAAGAAATATAAAGTTCAATATCAGAATTTCTATAATCGTTCGGATGCATCAAGCGGCGGAACGCTTGGAGCAATTGCAAATGCAAACTTACCAATGAGAATTCAAGATATTGGTGTACCATTACTTGCAATGCATTCTGCACGTGAGGTAATGGGGATTCAAGATCAAGAAGCACTGAATGCATTATTAACTGGATTTTTCACGGAATAGAGAGAAGACAATACAAGGAAAGACTGGACGTACGAATGAAAATAACACATTTGATATTCTTTACCGGGGGGGTAGAGACACTTGATTATTTCTCAGTACAATTAGCCAATGCATTTCAGAAGATTGGCTATCATATCTTATGTTTTGATCTACGAAAAGAAAAGGAGTCTATGGATCAATTCGTTTCCTTTATGGAATTTGGTCATACAGCTGTGATTTCGTTCAATTATACCGGAATCAGCGGAGAACAGATCTTCGAGGATGAAAATGAAAATTACTTATGGGACAAGCTATCCATTCCATTTTATAATATTGTAGTGGATCACCCTTTTTATTATCCAAAGCTATTGAGCCATTTACCAAAGCGATATGCGCAATTTAGTATTGATAAAGATCATGAGAATTATATGAAACGTTTTTATCCGGAAGTAATAGATGGAGGTTTCCTTCCTCTTGGAGGAACCCATTATCCGGGATCACACATACCATATGAAGACCGTGATATCGATGTTATGTTTGCGGGAAATTATACACCACCAGCGAAGTTTAACAAATTTATTGATCGTTTAGATGATGAGTATGCTGCGTTTTATCAAGATATTATTAAAGATCTGATCGCTCATCCAGATACTTCAATGGAAAAAGCATTTGAAGGTCATCTAAAGAAGGAGATTCCAAAGATTAAGGATCAGGAGCTTCGTGATACGATGGCAAATATGACGTTTATTGATCTATACGTAAGATTTTATTTTAGAGGGGAAGTTATTCGAACCTTGGCTGAGTCAGGAATCCATGTTCATACCTTTGGTGGAGACTACGATTACCTGGAATGTAAGAAGAGAGAATATATTCATCCTCATGGTTCGGTTGATTCTGCTACCTGCTTATATCAGATGGGGCGTTCTAAAATATCGATCAACGTAATGCCTTGGTTTAAGGTGGGCGCTCATGACCGTATCTTTAATACCATGTTAAATGGTGCTGTCTGTGTAACAGATGGAAGTGAGTATATCGATAGTCAGTTTACGGATGGAGAGGATATCTGTCTTTATTCTTTAAAGGAGATTAAGGAGCTGCCAGATAAGGTGAGAGACTTGCTTGCACATCCGGATAAGGCAGCTGCAATGACGTATAAGGCTTATGAAAAGGCAGAGAGACTCCATACATGGGAGTGTCGTGCGAAACAGCTTCATGAAGTATTAAAAATAGAGATTATTTAAGCAGGAGAAGAGCTTGCTGGAATACAAAGGATGACAGGACAATATAATATAACAAGTTCAATACATATAGGTGTTGGTATGAAACTAGAAGAACAGAAAGAAGAGTTAGCCACATTTATTAAGGTTGGTCTCATTGTATTATGTTGTTTTGTTATCTTTGGTCTTGGAATGACATATGTTCCGACCGCAGTTCCAGCAAGCTCTAATTCGTCGAAAGATCTGCCTATTTATTGTGTCGATACAAATGAGAAGAAGGTCTCCATTACTTTTGATGCTGCATGGGGAAATGAAGATCTTCCCAAGATTTTAGAATGTTTAAAGAAGTACGATGTCAAGGCGACATTTTTTATGACCGGTGGTTGGATAGAAAAGTTTCCCGATGATGTAAAGGCAATAGCTGCAGCAGGTCATGACATGGGAAATCATTCTGAAAATCATAAGCATATGAGTGCACTTAGCAGTGCTGAATGCGTCACAGAGATCATGAAAGCGCATGACCGGGTGAAGCAGTTGACAGGAAAAGATATGATCTTATTCCGTGCACCATATGGAGACTATAATAATACGGTTGTAAAAGCAGCAAGGTCTAGCAACTATCACACGATCCAATGGGATGTGGATAGTCTTGATTGGAAAGATTATGGCGTGGAATCGATTATTAATAAGGTGACAAATCATAAGCATTTAGGAAACGGTTCCATTATCTTAATGCATAATGGAGCAAAGTACACATTAGAAGCGTTACCTGGTGTGATCGAAGGATTGCAGAAGAAGGGGTACCAGATTGTGCCAGTCAGCCAATTGATCTATAAAGATAATTATGAAATGGATGTAGAGGGAAGACAGCATAAGAAATAGGAGAGTAGGCACGGTATTTTAGCCGTGTCTATTTTCTATTACAGTAAAGTACTCCAAACTCTTTTTTATAGAAATT carries:
- a CDS encoding polysaccharide deacetylase; translation: MKLEEQKEELATFIKVGLIVLCCFVIFGLGMTYVPTAVPASSNSSKDLPIYCVDTNEKKVSITFDAAWGNEDLPKILECLKKYDVKATFFMTGGWIEKFPDDVKAIAAAGHDMGNHSENHKHMSALSSAECVTEIMKAHDRVKQLTGKDMILFRAPYGDYNNTVVKAARSSNYHTIQWDVDSLDWKDYGVESIINKVTNHKHLGNGSIILMHNGAKYTLEALPGVIEGLQKKGYQIVPVSQLIYKDNYEMDVEGRQHKK